A genomic segment from Syntrophotalea acetylenivorans encodes:
- a CDS encoding putative bifunctional diguanylate cyclase/phosphodiesterase has product MIRAKFIGMLFVFGLSLAAVLPVSAANGQQDLDHYRLLVWLVTALLVLVVALFLSILRRGHRSRQALHQEVKRRHKAVSALEESEKRFRETVDLLPQSVFETDRVGKVVFWNRCALDLSGYSAGDLDSGLMLSQLFAVEDGERLQEVFQKVLSGQRLINSQFTVRKKDGSILPALISADAMVLQGQVTGIRGSIVDISDRVQAEKTLRQNEARLNYLAYHDTLTDLPNRALFQDRLEHALARARRFGSQLALLVIDLDRFKNFNDSLGHDVGDQVLWKVACQLRNGLREVDTLARIGGDEFVIVQENVASQADVATVAKKVLSLLVQPISLREHQLFLTASIGISLYPNNGEDVSSLMRQADRAMYQAKNKGGACFSFFSAEDDDLVEERLFLENDLRQAVDRHELLLHYQPQIDLESGRLVGVEALVRWQHGQRGMISPGAFIPLAEETGLIVPIGEWVLRAACIQGRKWQQSGMPPVRVAVNISTWQVRQPDFVDMVEGILDESGFDPQLLELEITESAVMDNVQEAVRILNIFQQRGISLAMDDFGTGYSSLSSLQRLPLSKLKIDRSFIREVTSNANDAALTSSVIALGRTMGLGVVAEGVETEEQLDFLQRMNCAQVQGFLFSKPLPANEVSTLFERSFVSSSAPPPVASEK; this is encoded by the coding sequence GTGATACGAGCTAAATTCATAGGGATGTTGTTTGTATTCGGCCTGTCGCTGGCGGCTGTTTTGCCGGTCAGCGCTGCGAATGGGCAACAGGATCTCGACCATTATCGCTTGTTGGTCTGGTTGGTTACGGCACTATTGGTTCTGGTGGTGGCTCTGTTCCTGTCTATTCTGCGCCGTGGCCATCGTAGCAGACAGGCTTTGCATCAGGAGGTCAAACGAAGGCATAAGGCGGTTAGTGCTCTGGAAGAGAGCGAAAAGCGTTTTCGCGAAACGGTTGATCTGCTGCCGCAGAGCGTCTTTGAAACGGATCGTGTCGGCAAGGTGGTTTTCTGGAACCGTTGTGCTCTCGATCTGAGCGGTTATAGCGCTGGGGATCTGGACAGCGGCCTGATGTTATCGCAACTCTTTGCCGTTGAAGACGGAGAACGTCTGCAGGAGGTTTTTCAAAAGGTATTAAGCGGCCAGCGACTGATCAACAGTCAGTTTACCGTGCGCAAAAAGGACGGTTCGATTCTGCCTGCCCTTATCTCCGCCGATGCCATGGTTTTGCAGGGGCAAGTGACCGGCATTCGCGGTAGTATCGTTGATATCAGTGACCGGGTGCAGGCTGAAAAAACCTTGCGCCAGAACGAAGCCCGCCTCAACTATCTGGCCTATCACGATACCTTGACCGATCTGCCGAACCGGGCGTTGTTTCAGGACCGTTTGGAACATGCCCTGGCCCGGGCCCGGCGGTTTGGCAGTCAGCTCGCCCTGCTAGTCATCGACCTTGACCGCTTCAAAAACTTCAATGATTCCCTTGGGCACGATGTGGGCGACCAGGTGTTGTGGAAGGTCGCCTGCCAGCTGCGCAATGGACTGCGTGAGGTCGATACCCTGGCCCGTATCGGTGGCGACGAGTTCGTCATTGTGCAGGAAAATGTTGCCTCCCAGGCGGATGTGGCCACGGTGGCGAAAAAAGTCCTTTCTCTTCTGGTGCAGCCGATCAGTCTGCGGGAACACCAGCTGTTTCTCACTGCCAGCATCGGCATCAGCCTGTATCCCAATAACGGCGAGGATGTCAGCAGTCTGATGCGTCAGGCCGACCGGGCCATGTATCAGGCCAAAAACAAAGGCGGTGCCTGCTTCAGTTTCTTTTCCGCCGAAGATGACGACCTGGTCGAAGAACGGCTGTTTTTGGAAAACGATCTGCGTCAGGCCGTTGATCGCCATGAACTGCTGTTGCACTATCAGCCCCAGATCGACCTGGAGTCCGGACGGCTGGTCGGGGTGGAGGCATTGGTGCGCTGGCAGCATGGTCAGCGTGGAATGATTTCGCCGGGGGCCTTTATTCCGTTGGCCGAAGAGACGGGTCTGATCGTTCCCATAGGCGAATGGGTGCTACGGGCTGCCTGTATTCAGGGCCGGAAGTGGCAGCAGTCCGGAATGCCGCCGGTGCGGGTAGCGGTGAATATATCGACCTGGCAGGTTCGACAGCCCGATTTTGTTGACATGGTAGAGGGCATTCTTGATGAGAGCGGCTTCGATCCACAGTTGCTGGAACTTGAAATCACCGAAAGTGCGGTCATGGACAATGTCCAGGAAGCCGTGCGGATTCTGAATATCTTTCAGCAGCGGGGCATTTCCCTGGCCATGGACGACTTCGGCACCGGCTATTCTTCGCTCAGCAGTTTGCAGCGACTGCCACTGTCCAAGCTGAAGATCGATCGCTCCTTTATCCGTGAGGTCACCAGCAACGCCAACGATGCCGCCCTGACCAGTTCGGTTATTGCTCTGGGACGGACCATGGGCCTGGGAGTTGTCGCCGAAGGGGTCGAGACGGAAGAACAGTTGGATTTTTTGCAGCGGATGAATTGTGCTCAAGTGCAGGGATTTTTGTTCAGCAAGCCCCTTCCTGCCAACGAGGTCTCGACCCTCTTTGAACGCAGTTTTGTTTCCTCCTCGGCACCACCACCTGTAGCGTCTGAAAAATAA
- a CDS encoding metallophosphoesterase family protein: protein MAVRFIHTADIHLGKTYRHSSGEAARYNDFFRTLAAIVADALAEQVDFVLIAGDLFHTGQILPQTFARTIETLQPLKDANIPCIAVEGNHDWIHRRDSISWMEALSQMGYLRLLRPSRTEEGGYHFVPFDEEQGVGGHLLVGDLNIYGLGYVGAQAGNHVERICEAVTTDHNLLLFHVGIWSFSPVEIGNMKPEESLPLAERFEYLALGHGHKPYIVETPEGRPYGFNPGSPERVNFGEQKYEKGYYLVNMEKERFDHEFRSTDPRPMQAVVVDLDGASDAEQALGIFRDHLTAVLGSLSERAGEHRRPLIDLKLKGKVAFHPFELSREQLRTVLDEVCQPLHVEIRNQLSLVSRGSAEESSGKSLADIEQEVLRELIEASSDYKERPDELVELSLAIRDLVLRGEVEDDELLALLERSEKIEGKS from the coding sequence ATGGCTGTGCGCTTTATCCACACTGCCGATATTCACCTGGGTAAAACCTATCGTCACTCCAGTGGCGAAGCGGCCCGTTACAATGATTTTTTCCGCACTCTAGCGGCCATTGTTGCCGACGCCCTGGCTGAGCAGGTCGATTTTGTGTTGATTGCCGGCGACCTGTTTCACACCGGTCAGATTTTGCCGCAAACCTTTGCCCGCACCATCGAAACTCTGCAGCCCCTCAAAGATGCAAACATTCCCTGTATCGCCGTCGAAGGCAACCACGACTGGATTCACCGCCGGGACAGCATCTCCTGGATGGAGGCTCTGTCGCAGATGGGGTATCTGCGACTGTTGCGGCCCTCTCGTACCGAAGAGGGCGGTTATCATTTTGTTCCCTTCGACGAAGAACAGGGCGTGGGAGGGCATCTGCTTGTCGGTGACCTGAATATCTACGGCCTCGGTTATGTCGGAGCTCAGGCCGGCAACCATGTGGAGCGAATCTGCGAGGCGGTAACCACCGACCACAACCTGTTGTTGTTTCATGTCGGCATCTGGAGCTTTTCGCCGGTAGAGATCGGCAACATGAAGCCGGAAGAATCCCTGCCTTTGGCCGAACGCTTCGAGTACCTGGCCCTTGGACACGGGCATAAGCCTTACATCGTGGAAACCCCGGAGGGGCGACCCTACGGTTTTAATCCCGGTTCTCCCGAGAGGGTCAATTTCGGCGAGCAGAAGTACGAAAAAGGTTATTACCTGGTAAACATGGAAAAGGAGCGGTTTGACCACGAATTCCGTTCCACGGACCCGCGGCCCATGCAGGCGGTGGTGGTCGACCTGGATGGAGCGAGCGATGCGGAGCAGGCTCTGGGAATCTTTCGCGACCATCTGACGGCTGTGCTGGGGAGCCTTTCCGAGAGGGCTGGTGAACATCGCCGGCCTCTCATCGATCTCAAGCTTAAGGGCAAAGTGGCTTTTCATCCCTTCGAGCTGAGCCGGGAACAACTCCGGACGGTGCTGGACGAAGTCTGTCAGCCGCTGCATGTGGAAATTCGCAACCAGTTATCCCTTGTCAGCCGCGGCAGCGCTGAGGAGAGCTCCGGTAAAAGTCTGGCGGATATCGAACAGGAGGTTTTGCGGGAACTGATCGAGGCCAGCAGCGATTACAAGGAGCGCCCTGATGAGCTGGTCGAGCTTTCCCTGGCCATTCGCGATCTGGTGTTGCGTGGCGAGGTGGAGGACGATGAACTGTTGGCGCTGCTGGAGCGCAGTGAGAAGATTGAAGGCAAAAGCTGA
- a CDS encoding AAA family ATPase, translating to MQILSIHLKNIKSHRDTTLDFAAGINVLSGPNGVGKSTVFEAIGYALFGVDARDFVTNVERFLSIGAKRGEVAVSFRIDDGSSWRVTRTVGGGVKWLLARQLGDDFEVEEHANIRETEVRLAELLGLANGRPLAEQFKLLIGPFQNDFLGPFVIKQATKRQEAFDEILGIDAWRKTFKGTSGLLSAVQNRIEVLNAEVEARQEQVVLLPEREKEHLELQELLAGQRLVLKEKQELLTEATRRLAEQDKLEKSLREATGKVQEFDLRIQNGEEKVAEQKLRVEQAHQAQRELEKNRAGKDAFEKAEQKLKDLRELERQCRELEREIGRLEKDSQTLQQKLLHEKDEVKKSETELAAEQIRLDAARQELKPDPRLQEVADRLPDLRRKGEALRSERGLLNGRRAALVEGQDKLSEGICPFFAEPCGNIAGEQPRDVFSHKIADLDEQAAQLDSRIEILGQEILESEQSRQGLQGLVVRAGELDKQQQQLDGRRQKTVERTAGLTGLQSDLAAAESRLTAARESHKVYADLEATLSRTEQERAASQAARDAWHAHAKDAGELVSRHQILEKWQQALSSLKKDRELAAETLNVCQKAYDVDQHQIVRQQREGLVAASAALEQRLQDLDKDLQRLTGEIVRLKQIEQEIASRLVQKKRFEAQEKLVKYLRNRVFKNVSARLSERFREEISQRADRIYRTIAEGDEELIWGSHYQVVLRDLADGQLRERTDDQLSGGQMMSAVVALRLALLQTIGARLAFFDEPTSNLDASRRENLARAFRAIDVGREEVTEHWYDQLFLVSHDVAFTEITDQIVELGEPS from the coding sequence ATGCAAATTCTCTCCATCCATCTGAAAAACATCAAATCCCACCGGGACACGACCCTTGATTTCGCCGCCGGTATCAATGTGCTGTCCGGGCCCAACGGGGTCGGCAAGAGTACGGTCTTCGAGGCGATCGGCTATGCCTTGTTCGGTGTGGACGCGCGGGATTTTGTCACCAATGTCGAGCGTTTTCTGTCCATCGGTGCCAAACGGGGTGAGGTGGCGGTATCTTTTCGCATCGATGATGGCAGCAGCTGGCGGGTGACCCGCACCGTCGGCGGTGGCGTTAAATGGTTGCTGGCCCGCCAGCTCGGAGATGATTTCGAGGTAGAGGAACACGCCAATATCCGGGAGACGGAAGTCCGCCTGGCCGAACTGTTGGGGTTGGCCAACGGCCGGCCGCTGGCCGAACAGTTCAAGCTGCTCATCGGGCCCTTCCAAAATGACTTTCTCGGTCCCTTTGTCATCAAGCAGGCGACCAAGCGGCAGGAGGCTTTCGATGAAATCCTCGGTATCGACGCCTGGCGTAAGACCTTCAAGGGAACCAGCGGTTTATTGTCGGCGGTACAGAATCGTATCGAGGTATTGAACGCCGAGGTGGAAGCCCGCCAGGAACAGGTCGTCCTGCTGCCGGAGCGGGAAAAAGAACATCTTGAATTGCAGGAGCTGCTTGCCGGCCAGCGTCTTGTTCTGAAAGAAAAACAGGAGTTGTTGACCGAGGCGACTCGGCGACTTGCAGAGCAGGATAAACTGGAAAAGTCTCTGCGGGAGGCGACCGGCAAGGTGCAGGAATTCGATCTCCGTATTCAGAATGGCGAGGAAAAGGTTGCCGAGCAAAAACTTCGAGTTGAGCAGGCTCACCAGGCCCAACGGGAGCTTGAAAAGAACAGGGCCGGTAAAGATGCATTTGAAAAGGCTGAGCAGAAGCTTAAAGACTTGCGCGAGCTAGAGCGGCAGTGCCGTGAGCTGGAGCGTGAGATCGGGCGCCTGGAAAAAGACAGTCAGACCCTGCAACAGAAGTTGCTCCATGAGAAGGACGAAGTGAAAAAATCCGAGACGGAGCTGGCCGCGGAGCAGATCCGTCTGGATGCCGCCCGCCAGGAGCTGAAACCCGATCCCCGATTGCAGGAGGTCGCAGACCGCCTGCCCGACTTGCGCCGGAAAGGCGAAGCCCTCAGGAGCGAGCGTGGTTTGCTCAACGGTCGCCGGGCAGCGCTGGTCGAGGGACAGGACAAGCTCAGTGAAGGGATCTGTCCTTTTTTTGCCGAACCCTGCGGCAACATTGCCGGTGAACAGCCGCGAGACGTTTTCAGTCACAAGATTGCCGATCTCGATGAACAGGCGGCGCAACTGGACAGTCGCATCGAAATTCTTGGACAGGAGATACTTGAATCAGAGCAATCCCGACAAGGGCTGCAGGGATTGGTGGTGCGGGCTGGAGAGCTGGACAAACAGCAACAGCAGTTGGATGGACGTCGGCAGAAAACCGTCGAGCGGACTGCCGGCCTGACCGGACTGCAGAGCGATTTGGCTGCGGCCGAATCCCGATTGACTGCGGCCAGGGAATCGCACAAGGTCTATGCCGACCTGGAAGCGACTTTAAGTCGGACCGAACAGGAGCGCGCCGCTTCTCAGGCCGCACGGGATGCCTGGCATGCCCATGCCAAGGACGCCGGTGAGCTGGTTTCTCGCCATCAGATCCTGGAAAAGTGGCAGCAGGCCCTCTCTTCGTTAAAAAAGGACCGGGAACTTGCAGCGGAAACCCTCAATGTCTGCCAGAAGGCCTACGACGTCGATCAGCATCAAATCGTCCGGCAGCAAAGGGAAGGCCTGGTGGCCGCTTCCGCGGCGTTGGAACAACGTCTGCAGGACTTGGATAAGGATCTTCAGCGCCTCACCGGGGAGATCGTCCGACTAAAGCAGATCGAACAGGAAATTGCCTCCCGGCTGGTGCAAAAGAAGCGTTTTGAGGCGCAGGAAAAATTAGTCAAGTATCTGCGTAATCGCGTGTTCAAGAATGTCTCTGCTCGACTTTCCGAACGCTTTCGCGAAGAAATCAGCCAGCGGGCCGATCGTATTTACCGGACCATTGCCGAGGGGGATGAAGAACTGATCTGGGGTAGCCATTATCAGGTGGTGCTGCGGGATCTGGCCGATGGCCAGTTGCGGGAACGAACCGATGATCAGCTCTCGGGCGGTCAGATGATGAGTGCCGTGGTCGCTTTGCGCCTGGCGCTGCTGCAGACCATCGGCGCGCGTCTGGCCTTTTTCGACGAGCCGACTTCGAACCTCGACGCCTCCCGCCGGGAGAACCTGGCCCGGGCCTTTCGGGCCATCGATGTGGGCCGTGAAGAGGTCACCGAACACTGGTACGACCAGCTGTTTTTGGTCAGTCACGATGTGGCTTTTACCGAAATCACCGACCAGATCGTCGAGCTGGGGGAGCCTAGCTGA
- a CDS encoding ADP-ribose pyrophosphatase, which yields MENNDQNTGWSLLGVKPTVDLASSWLQGDVEVYVESYRARFEWPPEYPRRFNVADENTPWEVDYPAYAPKYFVAPVVLDNDCLKKADGWADPEDVSLAELPTESFEGPIQLDEQGRPLNPRGRCGMTGRGLLGKWGPNYAADPIITRVNERFGDVEMLAIQRKDNGQWAIPGGMVDKGEAVSGTLRRELKEETGVDLDLSDAHLVYQGFVDDRRSTDNAWIESTVKHLHLTGEQAKELEPEAGSDALSVTWLPLTERSLKKLYASHGYFVVCALGMLYKRQPDALPAKFLEVLASYY from the coding sequence ATGGAAAATAACGATCAGAATACCGGCTGGAGCTTGTTAGGCGTGAAGCCGACTGTCGATCTTGCCAGCAGCTGGCTGCAGGGTGATGTCGAAGTTTATGTCGAATCGTACCGGGCTCGCTTTGAGTGGCCCCCCGAATATCCCCGCCGCTTCAACGTCGCCGATGAAAATACGCCCTGGGAGGTGGACTACCCCGCCTATGCTCCGAAATATTTTGTGGCGCCGGTGGTGTTGGACAACGATTGCCTGAAAAAGGCCGACGGCTGGGCTGATCCGGAAGACGTCAGCCTGGCAGAACTGCCGACCGAGTCCTTTGAAGGACCGATTCAGCTCGACGAGCAGGGCCGGCCTCTCAACCCTCGGGGCCGCTGTGGCATGACCGGTCGCGGTCTGCTTGGCAAGTGGGGGCCCAATTATGCCGCCGATCCGATCATCACCCGGGTCAACGAGCGCTTCGGCGATGTAGAGATGCTCGCCATTCAACGCAAGGACAACGGTCAGTGGGCCATCCCTGGCGGCATGGTCGATAAGGGCGAAGCGGTTTCCGGCACCCTCCGGCGTGAGCTGAAAGAAGAGACCGGTGTCGACCTCGATCTCAGCGATGCCCATCTGGTCTATCAGGGTTTTGTCGATGACCGCCGCAGTACCGATAACGCCTGGATCGAATCGACGGTCAAACACCTGCATCTGACGGGTGAACAGGCCAAAGAACTCGAACCGGAAGCGGGCAGCGATGCCCTGTCCGTCACCTGGCTGCCCCTCACCGAGCGCAGCCTGAAAAAGCTCTATGCCAGCCACGGCTATTTTGTGGTGTGCGCTTTGGGCATGCTCTACAAGCGTCAGCCCGATGCTCTGCCGGCCAAGTTTCTCGAGGTTCTAGCTAGTTATTATTGA
- a CDS encoding DMT family transporter: MTHWYLLALTALVVLGLQRFLYKVSAEMRCNSAVTTFAFMATVALLSWCAYLPRAAAVTHLGPLLIISLVNSLGFLTGTLATIEALKALPAGTVYPLTRLSTVLSVLFSLAYFGDRLNLRQGCGVLLALAVIVLLARSRGGAVAATSPGHARRGLLLALLAIAGGAASTVSSKFAAVQVDTFGFMAVSYTMSTLLVVAVKKRMLPQRAGQRTRPALFIGMAMGVTNFFGFYALLRALASGPLAIIAPLVGMYFIMAVLLSFLIYRERVTRQQLLAIALTVLSIWLMK, encoded by the coding sequence ATGACCCACTGGTATCTGCTGGCGCTCACCGCCCTGGTTGTCCTCGGCCTGCAGCGCTTTCTCTATAAAGTCTCTGCCGAAATGCGCTGCAATTCGGCGGTGACGACCTTCGCCTTCATGGCTACCGTGGCCTTGCTGAGCTGGTGCGCCTATCTGCCCAGAGCCGCTGCCGTCACCCATCTAGGCCCCTTGCTGATCATCTCCCTGGTCAACAGCCTCGGCTTTCTTACCGGCACTCTGGCGACCATTGAGGCCCTTAAGGCCTTGCCCGCAGGAACCGTTTATCCCCTGACCCGCCTCAGCACTGTGCTGTCGGTGCTCTTTTCCCTGGCCTATTTTGGAGACCGTTTAAATCTGCGCCAGGGGTGCGGTGTGTTGCTGGCGCTGGCGGTCATCGTGCTGCTCGCCCGCAGCCGCGGAGGTGCTGTTGCTGCAACTTCTCCGGGTCATGCCCGAAGAGGCTTGCTGCTGGCCCTGTTGGCTATCGCCGGCGGTGCGGCTTCGACCGTTTCCAGCAAGTTCGCTGCCGTGCAGGTCGACACTTTCGGTTTTATGGCGGTGTCCTATACCATGAGCACCCTGCTGGTCGTTGCGGTTAAAAAACGCATGCTGCCTCAGCGGGCCGGGCAGCGTACCCGTCCGGCCCTGTTTATCGGCATGGCCATGGGGGTGACCAATTTTTTCGGTTTCTATGCTTTGCTCCGGGCTCTTGCCAGCGGGCCGCTGGCGATCATCGCGCCGTTGGTCGGCATGTATTTCATTATGGCGGTGCTGCTGTCCTTCCTGATTTACCGAGAGCGTGTTACCCGCCAGCAACTGTTGGCCATTGCCTTGACCGTGTTGTCTATCTGGCTGATGAAATAA
- a CDS encoding anaerobic ribonucleoside-triphosphate reductase activating protein has product MAIKGFQGTSLLDYPGHIAALVFFGGCNLTCSYCHNPVLVLDPDQVPDFPQEDLIDELQRRRKFIDGVVISGGEPTLDPQLLPFLRQVKEMGLQVKLDTNGLAPKVLKEVIWEGLVDLVALDLKTAPARYGELHTGPVATDNLAKSVRLLLEGPVDCEFRTTCVPDFIGEGEIHELGELIRGADRWMLQQYVPRHALDESAQAIEPYAAEQIEALAVVARQYVDEVGIRGL; this is encoded by the coding sequence GTGGCTATCAAGGGCTTTCAGGGCACCAGCCTCCTCGACTATCCCGGGCATATCGCCGCGCTGGTCTTTTTCGGCGGCTGCAATCTGACTTGCTCCTATTGCCACAACCCGGTTCTGGTTCTCGACCCCGATCAGGTCCCCGACTTCCCCCAGGAGGATTTGATCGACGAGCTGCAACGGCGGCGCAAGTTCATCGACGGGGTGGTTATCTCCGGCGGTGAGCCGACCCTCGATCCCCAGTTGTTGCCCTTTCTGCGGCAGGTCAAGGAAATGGGCCTGCAGGTCAAGCTCGATACCAACGGCCTGGCTCCCAAGGTTCTCAAAGAGGTGATCTGGGAAGGGTTGGTCGATCTGGTAGCTCTCGACCTAAAGACCGCACCGGCCCGCTACGGCGAACTGCATACCGGGCCGGTGGCCACGGACAACCTGGCCAAAAGCGTACGGCTGTTGCTCGAAGGGCCGGTGGACTGTGAATTCCGCACCACCTGCGTGCCGGACTTTATCGGTGAGGGAGAAATCCACGAACTGGGCGAATTGATCCGCGGCGCCGACCGCTGGATGCTGCAGCAGTACGTACCCCGCCATGCCCTGGATGAAAGCGCCCAGGCCATAGAACCGTACGCAGCAGAACAAATTGAAGCCCTGGCCGTGGTGGCCAGGCAATATGTGGACGAGGTCGGTATACGCGGCCTCTGA
- a CDS encoding TIR domain-containing protein: protein MEKSEGCFPLLPLSYFNKWKIVSAIRLIWQKNFHLSPMLELFRMRRCNGKNRDGSRCKKTARPDSRYCHIHKSQAKRTNRTLPGAIGGAALGARIAGLPGAAFGLVAGAIVGYSTENEIMAKSKVFISFDYDNDSDLKTLLIGQSKNEDTPFEISDWSVKEHIQGDWKEKVRAKLRRVDQVAVICGEHTHTATGVSAEVKLAQEEGVPYFLLKGRANNTCTKPKAAKTSDKLYKWTWDNLKALVGGGR from the coding sequence GTGGAAAAATCAGAGGGATGTTTTCCACTTTTACCCCTTTCATATTTCAATAAGTGGAAAATAGTGTCTGCTATAAGGCTGATATGGCAGAAAAATTTCCACTTATCACCAATGTTAGAGCTGTTCAGAATGAGGCGCTGCAACGGAAAGAATCGCGATGGTTCAAGATGCAAGAAGACTGCTCGTCCCGACAGTCGGTATTGCCATATTCATAAATCCCAAGCCAAGAGGACGAATCGTACATTGCCTGGAGCAATAGGCGGCGCGGCGCTTGGAGCGCGCATTGCTGGGCTTCCAGGGGCTGCGTTCGGTTTGGTAGCTGGCGCAATTGTGGGTTATTCAACGGAGAATGAGATCATGGCTAAAAGCAAGGTATTCATAAGTTTTGATTACGACAATGATTCAGACTTAAAAACCCTTCTTATAGGGCAGTCAAAGAATGAAGATACGCCATTCGAAATTTCTGATTGGTCAGTAAAAGAGCATATACAAGGCGATTGGAAAGAGAAGGTCCGAGCGAAGCTGCGGCGTGTTGATCAAGTTGCCGTAATTTGCGGAGAGCACACGCATACTGCAACCGGGGTGTCTGCTGAGGTTAAGTTGGCTCAGGAAGAAGGAGTTCCTTACTTTCTACTGAAAGGGCGTGCCAATAACACATGCACAAAGCCAAAAGCTGCTAAAACCTCCGACAAGCTCTACAAATGGACCTGGGATAATTTAAAGGCGTTGGTTGGAGGCGGGAGGTAG
- a CDS encoding caspase family protein, with the protein MRKALVVGVDYYTNVSQLYGCVNDAYAVKAVLERNSDGTVNFGVNLVVGTSSSQMVTRRTLKDQLEMLFRDDSEIALFYFSGHGFIDSTGGYLVSSDTADGDDGLSMDDILLMANQSKARSKVVILDCCHSGIAGTPKHSGGQAMLSEGVTILTASSADQYAMEANGSGVFTSLLVDAMNGGAANLVGDVTPGSIYAHIDQSLGPCEQRPIFKTNVRSFVSLREVQAPIELEHLRRLVEFFPDPASQFQLDPTFEPEEDTAKDQNTERFAVLQKLNHVNLVTPVDEEHMYFAAINSKSCKLTVLGMHYWKLVKNERI; encoded by the coding sequence ATGAGAAAGGCGCTTGTAGTAGGTGTTGACTATTACACGAATGTCTCGCAGCTATATGGTTGTGTGAACGACGCGTATGCCGTTAAGGCGGTTTTGGAGCGAAATAGCGATGGAACGGTTAACTTTGGGGTAAACCTTGTCGTCGGAACGAGCAGTAGCCAGATGGTTACAAGGCGGACTCTCAAAGATCAATTGGAGATGCTGTTCAGGGATGATAGCGAAATAGCACTTTTCTATTTCTCTGGACATGGCTTCATCGATAGCACTGGCGGATATTTAGTATCTTCAGATACCGCCGATGGTGACGATGGTTTGTCAATGGATGACATTCTACTCATGGCCAACCAGTCAAAGGCGCGTAGCAAAGTAGTAATTCTCGATTGTTGTCATTCGGGCATTGCTGGCACCCCAAAACACTCAGGTGGTCAAGCCATGCTTTCGGAAGGGGTGACAATCCTTACCGCTTCAAGCGCGGATCAATATGCAATGGAAGCCAACGGAAGTGGTGTCTTCACATCGTTGCTTGTAGATGCGATGAATGGCGGTGCGGCGAACTTAGTTGGCGATGTTACGCCTGGGAGCATTTATGCTCACATTGATCAGTCTCTTGGGCCTTGTGAGCAGCGTCCGATCTTCAAGACCAATGTCAGATCTTTCGTTTCCCTCAGAGAAGTTCAGGCACCGATAGAACTTGAACATCTAAGACGGCTGGTTGAATTCTTTCCAGATCCCGCTAGCCAATTCCAACTCGACCCAACATTCGAGCCTGAAGAAGATACAGCGAAGGACCAAAACACTGAGAGGTTTGCGGTTCTTCAGAAATTGAACCATGTAAATCTAGTCACTCCAGTTGATGAAGAGCATATGTATTTCGCAGCGATCAACTCGAAGTCATGCAAGTTGACTGTGCTCGGAATGCATTACTGGAAGCTGGTGAAAAATGAGCGGATTTAA
- a CDS encoding DUF4145 domain-containing protein, producing the protein MKLKVSGSGKHAFARVLARCPQCGKEAVFENVGERDTGIGNNFVCGQRKCPNPNCSGHLFVVLNSGKLIASYPAITLDFDTENIPKRIKETFEEALNCLAANCYIASAIMVRRTLEEVCEDKKAKGNNLKAKIKDLESKIVLPAELLEAMDELRLLGNDAAHIEAKQYDQITEIELDVAIEITKEIMKALYQYTNLLGKLRALKNGNA; encoded by the coding sequence ATGAAGCTTAAAGTTTCTGGCAGTGGCAAACATGCATTTGCAAGGGTGCTTGCAAGGTGCCCGCAATGTGGAAAAGAAGCGGTTTTTGAAAATGTCGGTGAACGCGATACCGGCATCGGGAACAATTTTGTTTGCGGCCAAAGAAAATGTCCAAATCCTAATTGCAGTGGTCACTTATTTGTCGTCTTGAACTCAGGCAAGCTTATAGCCTCCTATCCTGCAATCACACTGGACTTTGACACTGAAAACATTCCGAAACGAATCAAGGAAACTTTTGAAGAAGCTTTAAATTGTCTTGCTGCCAACTGCTACATAGCTTCAGCAATCATGGTGCGCCGGACGCTTGAAGAAGTGTGCGAGGACAAAAAAGCAAAAGGAAACAATTTAAAAGCAAAAATAAAAGATCTCGAATCTAAAATCGTTTTGCCAGCCGAGCTACTCGAAGCAATGGACGAGCTTCGCCTTTTAGGCAATGACGCTGCTCATATTGAAGCTAAGCAATACGACCAAATCACAGAAATTGAACTTGATGTGGCAATTGAAATAACAAAGGAAATCATGAAAGCACTTTATCAATACACAAATTTGCTCGGCAAATTACGCGCTCTTAAAAATGGAAATGCTTAA